A genomic window from Glycine soja cultivar W05 chromosome 10, ASM419377v2, whole genome shotgun sequence includes:
- the LOC114372385 gene encoding DEAD-box ATP-dependent RNA helicase 16, which yields MAETHEDTPKETVHKEEEEEDQSFEELGVDARLLRALIKKRIEKPTPIQRVAIPLILEGKDVVARAKTGSGKTLAYLLPLLQKLFTANSDRKKLAPNAFVLVPTRELSQQVYAEVKSLVELCRVQLKVVQLNSNMLANDLRAALAGPPDILISTPACVAKCLSCGVLQAASINASLETLVLDEADLLLSYGYENDIKALTPHVPRSCQCLLMSATSSADVDKLKKLILHNPFILTLPEVGNHKDEVIPKNVQQFWISCPASDKLLYILAVLKLGLVQKKVLIFTNTIDMSFRLKLFLEKFGIRSAVLNPELPQNSRLHILEEFNAGLFDYLIATDLSQSKEKDEVPKESIVGSRKSRKHAKIKLDSEFGVVRGIDFKNVYTVINFEMPQSVAGYVHRIGRTGRAYNSGASVSLVSTDEMDTLEEIRSFVGDDENKGTNSIAEFPLLTKNAVESLRYRAEDVAKSVTRIAVRESRAQDLRNEILNSEKLKAHFETNPKDLDLLKHDKILSKNAPPPHLRDVPEYLLDKPTKEAREMVKLARDAMGNNNRRKGSKRKLRKEGDPLKAIYATASSKRPHKARKTGGSDSLNSSDRHKHKKNKGI from the exons ATGGCGGAAACGCACGAAGACACCCCGAAAGAAACCGttcacaaagaagaagaagaagaggaccaAAGCTTCGAAGAGCTCGGCGTGGACGCTCGTCTCCTTCGCGCCCTAATCAAGAAAAGAATCGAGAAACCTACTCCAATTCAGCGCGTCGCGATTCCACTCATTCTG GAAGGTAAGGACGTGGTTGCACGCGCCAAAACAGGTTCGGGAAAGACACTCGCGTACCTTCTCCCGTTGCTTCAGAAACTGTTTACTGCTAACTCTGATCGGAAGAAACTCGCGCCAAATGCTTTTGTTCTTGTTCCTACTCGCGAACTAAGTCAACAG GTATATGCGGAAGTGAAGTCTCTGGTTGAATTATGCAGAGTTCAGCTGAAAGTTGTGCAGTTGAATAGTAACATGCTTGCTAATGACTTG cggGCAGCATTGGCTGGACCTCCTGATATTTTGATCTCCACTCCTGCTTGTGTTGCGAAGTGTTTGTCCTGTGGCGTACTTCAGGCGGCATCCATTAATGCATCGCTTGAAACTCTTGTTCTTGATGAG GCAGATCTTCTATTATCATATGGGTATGAAAATGATATTAAAGCTTTAACACCTCACGTACCCAGAAGTTGCCAGTGTCTTCTTATGTCTGCAACATCAAG TGCTGATGTGGACAAACTAAAGAAGTTGATTCTGCACAACCCCTTTATTTTGACTTTGCCTGAAGTGGGAAATCATAAGGATGAGGTCATTCCTAAAAATGTTCAGCAATTCTGG ATCTCATGTCCTGCCAGTGATAAGTTACTTTACATCCTTGCTGTGTTGAAATTGGGGTTGGTCCAAAAGAAAGTTCTGATATTCACAAATACCATAGACATGAGTTTCAGGTTGAAACTTTTCTTGGAAAAG TTTGGAATCAGATCTGCTGTTTTAAATCCCGAGTTGCCTCAGAATTCTCGTCTCCATATTCTTGAG GAATTCAATGCGGGCCTGTTTGATTATCTAATTGCAACAGATCTTAGCCAGTCAAAGGAAAAGGATGAAGTGCCTAAGGAAAGTATTGTTGGATCACGGAAGTCTAGAAAACatgctaaaataaaattagattcTGAATTTGGAGTTGTAAGGGGAATTGACTTTAAAAATGTATACACG GTTATAAACTTTGAAATGCCTCAGAGTGTTGCAGGATATGTACATCGAATTGGACGTACAGGAAGAGCATACAATTCTGGTGCTTCTGTCTCTCTG GTTTCCACGGATGAAATGGATACTTTAGAAGAAATAAGATCTTTTGTTGGGGATGATGAAAACAAAGGCACAAATTCCATTGCTGAGTTTCCCCTCCTCACCAAGAATGCAGTTGAATCTTTACGGTACAGGGCTGAG GATGTTGCAAAGAGTGTGACTAGAATTGCTGTCCGAGAGTCACGAGCCCAGGATCTGAGGAATGAAATTTTGAACTCTGAAAA GTTGAAAGCCCACTTCGAAACTAATCCAAAAGACCTAG ATCTACTGAAGCATGACAAAATTTTGAGCAAGAATGCCCCACCTCCTCACCTACGGGATGTGCCTGAGTACCTATTAGACAAACCAACGAAAGAGGCAAGGGAAATGGTCAAGCTTGCAAGGGATGCAATGGGAAATAATAATCGCCGCAAGGGATCCaagagaaaattaagaaaagaaggAGACCCTCTGAAGGCTATCTATGCTACG GCGTCATCAAAAAGACCGCACAAAGCTAGGAAGACTGGTGGAAGCGATAGCCTAAATAGCAGTGATAGGCATAAACACAAAAAGAATAAGGGTATTTGA
- the LOC114372355 gene encoding psbP domain-containing protein 7, chloroplastic has protein sequence MGMAVQARLGACNPIRIPQCSGDRDDGGRPPAEEFAPLATKFQRRLLVGVGSASLVAVGANFGGITSFLLGLSPQSGRNLKLDVLYPIGGYSRCVDTKEGFEFIYPANWVGDQTLLYRAAKKREMERSLDPPPLNERRRSNINEPVVAFGPPGSTGELNVSVIVSSVAPEFSIEAFGGPDEVGEAVVRSITGSGQRPDVKGTLIKSSLREDSVTNVKYYELEFRVGSPSFRRHNVSVCCARDGRLFTLNAQAPESEWPGLKSEFYRIANSFSLTI, from the exons ATGGGTATGGCAGTGCAAGCCAGGTTAGGGGCATGCAACCCAATTCGAATACCACAATGTTCCGGTGATCGTGACGATGGAGGGCGGCCTCCGGCGGAGGAATTTGcaccattagccaccaaatTTCAGAGGCGGCTTCTTGTGGGGGTTGGGTCAGCTTCACTAGTGGCTGTGGGTGCAAACTTTGGTGGCATCACCAGTTTTCTTCTCGGTTTGTCGCCACAAAGTGGGCGTAATCTCAAGCTGGACGTGCTTTATCCCATTGGAGGTTACAGCCGCTGCGTtgacacaaaggaaggattcg AATTCATATACCCAGCAAATTGGGTGGGAGATCAGACGCTGCTGTATCGAGCTGCTAAGAAAAGAGAGATGGAACGATCATTGGATCCTCCTCCGCTGAATGAACGGCGGCGTTCTAACATCAATGAACCGGTTGTTGCATTTGGTCCTCCCGGTTCCACTGGAGAACTCAATGTTAGTGTCATTGTTTCATCTGTTGCTCCAGAATTCTC GATTGAAGCATTTGGGGGGCCAGATGAGGTGGGTGAAGCAGTGGTTCGAAGCATAACAGGATCAGGGCAACGCCCTGACGTTAAGGGGACATTAATAAAATCAAGTTTGAGAGAGGATTCCGTTACAAATGTCAAATACTACGAACTGGAGTTCAGAGTTGGGAGTCCCTCGTTTAGGCGACACAACGTTTCCGTTTGCTGCGCTCGTGATGGCAGGCTTTTTACATTAAATGCTCAGGCACCTGAATCAGAGTGGCCAGGATTGAAGTCAGAATTCTATAGGATTGCTAATTCATTTAGCCTCACAATTTAA
- the LOC114372354 gene encoding lysine-specific demethylase JMJ25-like isoform X2, with translation MDNARSANGEENAAGIPDDLRCKRSDGKQWRCTAMSMPDKTVCEKHYIQAKKRAANSAMRANLKKAKRKSQSLSLNESDNVYMESKSDDFDVPLSSIGLSQKKLSKNQFRYEPERDAPRRGSSARRSSNLNDDDDDDDDDDVDGDADADVALYEEENWVSCDSPPDSSRKRSRRSLEANATTEYSDGTSAGSSDEDTGGQTCHQCRRNDRDRVTWCQRCDRRGYCDSCLSTWYSDISLDEIQRICPACRGICNCKTCLRSDNSIKVRIREIPVLDKLQYLHVLLSSVLPVVKQIHCEQSFEVELEKKLRGAEIDLPRIKLNSDEQMCCNFCRIPITDYHRRCPSCSYDLCLSCCRDLREATADHNKEPQTEQAKTSDRNILSKFPHWRSNDNGSIPCPPKECGGCGYSSLNLSRIFKMNWVAKLVKNVEEMVSGCRISNADGPPETGLNDLKLCQYSHREASDDNYLYCPASDDIKTDGIDNFRKHWKTGEPIIVKQVFDGSSISSWDPMVIWRGILETIDEKAKDENRMVKAIDCLDGSEIDIELAQFMKGYFEGLILENGWPQLLKLKDWPSPSASEEFLLYQRPEFISKLPLLQYIHSKWGLLNVAAKLPHYSLQNDVGPKIYISYGISDELGRGDSVTNLHFNMRDMVYLLVHTNEVKLKDWQRTKIEMMQKAKANKEFEAKESHGDPQISSRGSSPDSSLGTKSSGLEIDSNQNKSIMDQGFEIYSSAEGNTANCKLPFNQNGDVSEKTHPGVLWDVFRRQDVPILTKYLKIHWKEFGKSDDLGNEFVEWPLYDGAIFLDKHHKRKLKEEFGVEPWSFEQNLGEAIFVPAGCPFQARNVQLGLDFLSPESVGDAVRLAEEIRCVPNEHEAKLQVLEVGKISLYAASSAIKEVQKLVLDPKLGAQIGYGDPNLTAMVSENYEKMVKRRQITCA, from the exons ATGGATAACGCCCGATCAGCGAACGGCGAGGAGAATGCGGCGGGAATCCCGGACGATTTGCGGTGCAAGAGGTCCGACGGGAAGCAGTGGCGGTGCACGGCGATGTCGATGCCGGACAAGACCGTCTGCGAGAAGCACTACATCCAGGCAAAGAAGCGCGCCGCGAATTCCGCTATGAGAGCGAATCTCAAGAAAGCGAAGAGGAAGTCGCAGTCGCTGTCGCTGAACGAGTCCGATAATGTTTATATGGAGAGCAAGAGCGACGATTTCGATGTTCCTCTCTCCTCCATTGGCCTCTCTCAGAAGAAGCTCTCCAAGAACCAGTTCCGCTACGAGCCGGAGCGCGACGCGCCGCGAAGAGGCTCGTCCGCGAGACGCTCTTCGAACCTCAAcgacgatgatgatgatgacgatgACGACGACGTGGATGGGGATGCGGATGCTGATGTGGCGCTCTATGAGGAAGAGAATTGGGTCTCCTGTGACTCGCCGCCGGATTCTTCGCGCAAGAGGTCGCGGAGGAGCTTGGAAGCTAATGCTACCACT GAATATTCGGACGGAACCTCCGCCGGTTCTTCCGACGAGGACACCGGCGGGCAGACTTGTCACCAGTGCCGGAGGAATGACCGCGACCGAGTTACTTGGTGTCAACGGTGTGATAGGAGGGGATATTGTGATAGCTGTTTATCAACATG GTACTCGGACATTTCATTGGATGAAATTCAGAGGATATGTCCTGCTTGCCGGGGTATATGTAATTGCAAGACTTGTTTGCGAAGTGATAATTCAATTAAG GTTCGGATACGCGAGATACCTGTTCTAGATAAGTTACAGTATCTCCATGTGCTGCTGTCGTCTGTGCTACCTGTGGTAAAGCAGATCCACTGTGAACAGAGTTTTGAAGTTGAACTTGAAAAGAAGTTGCGTG GTGCTGAAATAGATCTTCCAAGGATAAAATTGAACTCAGATGAGCAGATGTGCTG CAATTTCTGTAGGATACCTATTACTGATTATCATCGACGCTGTCCAAGTTGTTCATATGATTTGTGCCTTAGTTGCTGTCGAGATCTTCGAGAAGCAACTGCAGATCACAATAAAGAACCCCAAACAGAGCAAGCAAAAACTTCTGATCGAAATATATTAAGTAAATTTCCTCATTGGAGATCCAATGACAATGGAAGTATTCCATGTCCCCCTAAGGAGTGTGGTGGCTGTGGTTATTCTTCACTAAATTTAAGCCGGATTTTCAAGATGAACTGGGTTGCAAAGTTGGTGAAAAATGTAGAGGAAATGGTTAGTGGCTGCAGAATTAGTAATGCCGATGGTCCACCGGAAACCGGGCTGAATGATCTGAAACTTTGCCAATATTCTCACAGAGAAGCCAGTGATGATAATTATCTTTATTGCCCAGCATCCGACGATATCAAAACTGATGGGATTGACAATTTTAGAAAGCATTGGAAAACTGGTGAGCCCATTATTGTTAAGCAAGTATTTGATGGGTCATCCATTTCAAGCTGGGATCCAATGGTCATATGGAGAGGGATTCTAGAGACAATAGATGAGAAAGCGAAAGATGAAAACCGGATGGTTAAGGCCATAGATTGCTTAGATGGGTCTGAG ATTGATATTGAGCTTGCTCAGTTCATGAAAGGATACTTTGAAGGGCTTATTCTTGAAAATGGTTGGCCACAgttattgaaattgaaagatTGGCCTTCACCTAGTGCTTCTGAAGAATTTCTGTTGTACCAAAGACCTGAGTTTATCAGCAAACTACCTTTACTTCAGTATATTCACTCCAAGTGGGGCCTTCTCAATGTTGCAGCTAAATTGCCTCATTACTCCTTGCAGAATGATGTAGGACCCAAGATATATATATCTTATGGGATTAGTGATGAACTTGGTAGAGGTGATTCAGTGACAAATCTCCACTTCAATATGCGTGACATG GTGTACCTTTTGGTTCATACAAATGAAGTAAAGCTGAAGGACTGGCAGAGAACTAAAATTGAAATGATGCAAAAAGCTAAAGCTAATAAGGAATTTGAGGCAAAAGAATCACATGGGGATCCTCAAATATCTTCAAGGGGGAGTTCACCTGATTCCTCACTTGGTACAAAAAGTAGTGGACTGGAAATAGACTCAAACCAGAATAAGTCAATTATGGATCAAGGGTTTGAAATTTATTCTAGTGCTGAAGGTAATACGGCCAATTGTAAACTTCCATTCAATCAAAATGGAGACGTCTCTGAGAAAACACATCCTGGAGTTCTTTGGGATGTTTTTCGTCGGCAGGATGTTCCAATATTgactaaatatttgaaaatacatTGGAAGGAATTTGGGAAGTCAGATGATCTTGGAAATGAATTT GTTGAATGGCCTCTTTATGATGGAGCTATTTTTCTTGACAAACACCATAAAAGAAAGTTGAAGGAAGAATTTG GAGTGGAGCCTTGGTCATTTGAACAGAATTTGGGGGAAGCTATTTTTGTTCCTGCTGGTTGCCCTTTCCAAGCAAGGAATGTTCAG TTAGGCCTTGATTTCTTATCTCCGGAAAGCGTGGGTGATGCTGTAAGATTGGCAGAGGAAATTCGCTGTGTACCTAATGAACATGAAGCAAAGCTTCAAGTTTTGGAG GTTGGGAAGATCTCCCTTTATGCAGCAAGTTCAGCCATCAAAGAAGTTCAAAAACTTGTACTTGACCCAAA ACTTGGCGCCCAGATCGGTTATGGAGATCCTAATTTGACTGCAATGGTTTCCGAGAATTATGAGAAGATGGTTAAGCGGAGGCAGATTACTTGTGCTTGA
- the LOC114372354 gene encoding lysine-specific demethylase JMJ25-like isoform X1 gives MDNARSANGEENAAGIPDDLRCKRSDGKQWRCTAMSMPDKTVCEKHYIQAKKRAANSAMRANLKKAKRKSQSLSLNESDNVYMESKSDDFDVPLSSIGLSQKKLSKNQFRYEPERDAPRRGSSARRSSNLNDDDDDDDDDDVDGDADADVALYEEENWVSCDSPPDSSRKRSRRSLEANATTEYSDGTSAGSSDEDTGGQTCHQCRRNDRDRVTWCQRCDRRGYCDSCLSTWYSDISLDEIQRICPACRGICNCKTCLRSDNSIKVRIREIPVLDKLQYLHVLLSSVLPVVKQIHCEQSFEVELEKKLRGAEIDLPRIKLNSDEQMCCNFCRIPITDYHRRCPSCSYDLCLSCCRDLREATADHNKEPQTEQAKTSDRNILSKFPHWRSNDNGSIPCPPKECGGCGYSSLNLSRIFKMNWVAKLVKNVEEMVSGCRISNADGPPETGLNDLKLCQYSHREASDDNYLYCPASDDIKTDGIDNFRKHWKTGEPIIVKQVFDGSSISSWDPMVIWRGILETIDEKAKDENRMVKAIDCLDGSEIDIELAQFMKGYFEGLILENGWPQLLKLKDWPSPSASEEFLLYQRPEFISKLPLLQYIHSKWGLLNVAAKLPHYSLQNDVGPKIYISYGISDELGRGDSVTNLHFNMRDMVYLLVHTNEVKLKDWQRTKIEMMQKAKANKEFEAKESHGDPQISSRGSSPDSSLGTKSSGLEIDSNQNKSIMDQGFEIYSSAEGNTANCKLPFNQNGDVSEKTHPGVLWDVFRRQDVPILTKYLKIHWKEFGKSDDLGNEFVEWPLYDGAIFLDKHHKRKLKEEFGVEPWSFEQNLGEAIFVPAGCPFQARNVQSNVQLGLDFLSPESVGDAVRLAEEIRCVPNEHEAKLQVLEVGKISLYAASSAIKEVQKLVLDPKLGAQIGYGDPNLTAMVSENYEKMVKRRQITCA, from the exons ATGGATAACGCCCGATCAGCGAACGGCGAGGAGAATGCGGCGGGAATCCCGGACGATTTGCGGTGCAAGAGGTCCGACGGGAAGCAGTGGCGGTGCACGGCGATGTCGATGCCGGACAAGACCGTCTGCGAGAAGCACTACATCCAGGCAAAGAAGCGCGCCGCGAATTCCGCTATGAGAGCGAATCTCAAGAAAGCGAAGAGGAAGTCGCAGTCGCTGTCGCTGAACGAGTCCGATAATGTTTATATGGAGAGCAAGAGCGACGATTTCGATGTTCCTCTCTCCTCCATTGGCCTCTCTCAGAAGAAGCTCTCCAAGAACCAGTTCCGCTACGAGCCGGAGCGCGACGCGCCGCGAAGAGGCTCGTCCGCGAGACGCTCTTCGAACCTCAAcgacgatgatgatgatgacgatgACGACGACGTGGATGGGGATGCGGATGCTGATGTGGCGCTCTATGAGGAAGAGAATTGGGTCTCCTGTGACTCGCCGCCGGATTCTTCGCGCAAGAGGTCGCGGAGGAGCTTGGAAGCTAATGCTACCACT GAATATTCGGACGGAACCTCCGCCGGTTCTTCCGACGAGGACACCGGCGGGCAGACTTGTCACCAGTGCCGGAGGAATGACCGCGACCGAGTTACTTGGTGTCAACGGTGTGATAGGAGGGGATATTGTGATAGCTGTTTATCAACATG GTACTCGGACATTTCATTGGATGAAATTCAGAGGATATGTCCTGCTTGCCGGGGTATATGTAATTGCAAGACTTGTTTGCGAAGTGATAATTCAATTAAG GTTCGGATACGCGAGATACCTGTTCTAGATAAGTTACAGTATCTCCATGTGCTGCTGTCGTCTGTGCTACCTGTGGTAAAGCAGATCCACTGTGAACAGAGTTTTGAAGTTGAACTTGAAAAGAAGTTGCGTG GTGCTGAAATAGATCTTCCAAGGATAAAATTGAACTCAGATGAGCAGATGTGCTG CAATTTCTGTAGGATACCTATTACTGATTATCATCGACGCTGTCCAAGTTGTTCATATGATTTGTGCCTTAGTTGCTGTCGAGATCTTCGAGAAGCAACTGCAGATCACAATAAAGAACCCCAAACAGAGCAAGCAAAAACTTCTGATCGAAATATATTAAGTAAATTTCCTCATTGGAGATCCAATGACAATGGAAGTATTCCATGTCCCCCTAAGGAGTGTGGTGGCTGTGGTTATTCTTCACTAAATTTAAGCCGGATTTTCAAGATGAACTGGGTTGCAAAGTTGGTGAAAAATGTAGAGGAAATGGTTAGTGGCTGCAGAATTAGTAATGCCGATGGTCCACCGGAAACCGGGCTGAATGATCTGAAACTTTGCCAATATTCTCACAGAGAAGCCAGTGATGATAATTATCTTTATTGCCCAGCATCCGACGATATCAAAACTGATGGGATTGACAATTTTAGAAAGCATTGGAAAACTGGTGAGCCCATTATTGTTAAGCAAGTATTTGATGGGTCATCCATTTCAAGCTGGGATCCAATGGTCATATGGAGAGGGATTCTAGAGACAATAGATGAGAAAGCGAAAGATGAAAACCGGATGGTTAAGGCCATAGATTGCTTAGATGGGTCTGAG ATTGATATTGAGCTTGCTCAGTTCATGAAAGGATACTTTGAAGGGCTTATTCTTGAAAATGGTTGGCCACAgttattgaaattgaaagatTGGCCTTCACCTAGTGCTTCTGAAGAATTTCTGTTGTACCAAAGACCTGAGTTTATCAGCAAACTACCTTTACTTCAGTATATTCACTCCAAGTGGGGCCTTCTCAATGTTGCAGCTAAATTGCCTCATTACTCCTTGCAGAATGATGTAGGACCCAAGATATATATATCTTATGGGATTAGTGATGAACTTGGTAGAGGTGATTCAGTGACAAATCTCCACTTCAATATGCGTGACATG GTGTACCTTTTGGTTCATACAAATGAAGTAAAGCTGAAGGACTGGCAGAGAACTAAAATTGAAATGATGCAAAAAGCTAAAGCTAATAAGGAATTTGAGGCAAAAGAATCACATGGGGATCCTCAAATATCTTCAAGGGGGAGTTCACCTGATTCCTCACTTGGTACAAAAAGTAGTGGACTGGAAATAGACTCAAACCAGAATAAGTCAATTATGGATCAAGGGTTTGAAATTTATTCTAGTGCTGAAGGTAATACGGCCAATTGTAAACTTCCATTCAATCAAAATGGAGACGTCTCTGAGAAAACACATCCTGGAGTTCTTTGGGATGTTTTTCGTCGGCAGGATGTTCCAATATTgactaaatatttgaaaatacatTGGAAGGAATTTGGGAAGTCAGATGATCTTGGAAATGAATTT GTTGAATGGCCTCTTTATGATGGAGCTATTTTTCTTGACAAACACCATAAAAGAAAGTTGAAGGAAGAATTTG GAGTGGAGCCTTGGTCATTTGAACAGAATTTGGGGGAAGCTATTTTTGTTCCTGCTGGTTGCCCTTTCCAAGCAAGGAATGTTCAG TCCAATGTTCAGTTAGGCCTTGATTTCTTATCTCCGGAAAGCGTGGGTGATGCTGTAAGATTGGCAGAGGAAATTCGCTGTGTACCTAATGAACATGAAGCAAAGCTTCAAGTTTTGGAG GTTGGGAAGATCTCCCTTTATGCAGCAAGTTCAGCCATCAAAGAAGTTCAAAAACTTGTACTTGACCCAAA ACTTGGCGCCCAGATCGGTTATGGAGATCCTAATTTGACTGCAATGGTTTCCGAGAATTATGAGAAGATGGTTAAGCGGAGGCAGATTACTTGTGCTTGA